In the Candidatus Cloacimonas acidaminovorans str. Evry genome, one interval contains:
- a CDS encoding RsmE family RNA methyltransferase: MPSLYLPELSSDKKIIAVEGEEFHHLINVKRTAIGELVKLNSGSGLMAEGKLTEIHKNSAVIEIIKIETFPFPERPFAIAFALIKNKHDELLIEKCTELGVTAFYPMLTDYSVRIPSKNTTQRFKRTALAAIKQCDNPWLPRINEPLSFKQAIEKIISEGWIPVLCSEKRPAKKISALPNNIKPCFIIGPEGGFSEAEFAFFNEKNIFQISICHHITRAETAAIAVAAQFQLF; this comes from the coding sequence ATGCCATCTCTATATTTACCTGAATTAAGCTCGGATAAAAAGATTATAGCGGTAGAAGGAGAAGAATTCCATCATCTGATTAATGTTAAGCGAACCGCAATCGGAGAATTGGTCAAACTAAATAGTGGTTCTGGTTTAATGGCAGAGGGAAAGCTGACTGAGATTCATAAAAACTCTGCCGTTATTGAAATTATCAAAATAGAAACATTTCCTTTTCCGGAAAGACCTTTTGCCATTGCTTTTGCCCTTATTAAAAATAAACACGATGAACTACTGATAGAAAAATGTACCGAATTGGGCGTTACTGCCTTCTATCCTATGTTAACTGACTATAGTGTGCGGATTCCTTCTAAAAATACAACGCAGCGTTTTAAACGGACAGCTTTAGCAGCCATTAAGCAATGTGATAATCCTTGGTTACCAAGAATTAATGAACCACTATCTTTTAAACAGGCAATAGAGAAGATAATTTCTGAAGGTTGGATACCTGTTTTATGCTCTGAAAAAAGACCTGCTAAAAAAATATCCGCTTTACCAAATAATATTAAACCCTGCTTTATTATTGGTCCTGAAGGCGGTTTCAGTGAAGCGGAATTTGCGTTTTTTAATGAAAAAAACATTTTTCAAATCTCAATTTGCCATCATATAACCAGAGCAGAAACAGCAGCCATAGCTGTTGCCGCTCAATTTCAGCTATTTTAA
- a CDS encoding DUF4405 domain-containing protein, with product MNNKKLKILNPIMFVVLFIAVAAIITYKISELCNYDAYGFKEIHEICGFLFIILVIFHIAYNWQWIKSQIFGIKPMKK from the coding sequence ATGAATAACAAAAAGCTAAAGATATTGAATCCTATTATGTTCGTTGTGCTTTTTATTGCTGTTGCAGCAATAATAACTTATAAGATTTCCGAATTATGCAACTATGATGCTTACGGGTTTAAAGAGATTCACGAAATTTGTGGATTTCTCTTTATCATTTTGGTTATTTTTCATATTGCTTATAACTGGCAATGGATTAAAAGTCAGATTTTCGGAATAAAACCGATGAAAAAATAG
- the lpxK gene encoding tetraacyldisaccharide 4'-kinase, with product MDANKLIQNHLLKRSPLSYTLYPAGVIYGFLQKLRRTYYQRNEYKPPCKIISIGNIVSGGSGKTPLTISLAKLLIKEGIKVAISHRGYKGAWENNPHIIADDSGLLYDVQQTGDEAYLIASSLPQIPVAVGRKRKEAIQLLLQNYPDLEIMILDDALQHYYVHRDLDIISFDASLGLGNGFVLPAGYLREPISNIPPNSIAVINHKNEEQTQIPWLEKIIRKGMPVFHCFSSPSCFKDAAGNTFPFSYIEGKRIVLTSAIANPDSFEQSVCSLGLSFMKHYAFKDHYAFSNTSLPQKLLELNPDFILCTQKDIMKLAKYESLKSRLLALELEYSFEQQEQFVNLVLSYVR from the coding sequence ATGGATGCTAACAAGTTAATCCAAAATCACCTTCTAAAACGCTCTCCCCTATCATATACCCTATATCCCGCAGGTGTAATTTACGGTTTCCTACAAAAACTACGCAGAACTTATTATCAAAGAAATGAATATAAGCCACCTTGCAAAATAATTAGTATCGGTAATATCGTTAGTGGCGGTTCGGGAAAAACACCTCTAACTATATCTCTGGCAAAGCTTTTGATAAAGGAAGGCATAAAAGTAGCCATCTCCCATCGCGGATATAAAGGTGCTTGGGAAAATAACCCTCATATTATTGCAGATGATTCCGGTCTGCTCTATGATGTTCAACAGACAGGTGATGAAGCATATTTGATAGCTTCTTCCCTGCCCCAAATTCCTGTAGCGGTTGGCAGAAAACGAAAAGAAGCAATTCAGCTCTTATTGCAAAACTATCCTGATCTGGAGATAATGATTTTGGATGATGCCTTACAACACTATTATGTGCATAGAGACCTGGATATTATTAGTTTTGATGCCTCTCTTGGACTTGGCAATGGCTTTGTGCTTCCTGCCGGATATTTAAGAGAGCCAATTTCTAATATTCCCCCTAATAGCATAGCTGTTATTAACCATAAAAATGAAGAACAAACACAAATTCCCTGGCTGGAAAAAATTATCCGCAAAGGAATGCCTGTATTTCATTGTTTTAGCTCTCCCTCCTGTTTTAAAGATGCTGCCGGTAACACCTTTCCTTTCTCTTATATAGAAGGAAAAAGAATAGTCCTCACCTCAGCCATTGCCAATCCTGATTCCTTTGAACAGAGTGTTTGCTCTTTGGGCTTATCTTTTATGAAACACTATGCCTTTAAAGACCATTACGCTTTTTCCAACACTTCCCTGCCGCAAAAACTGCTGGAGCTAAATCCGGACTTTATTCTCTGCACCCAAAAAGATATTATGAAACTGGCAAAATATGAGTCCCTGAAAAGCCGTTTGCTGGCTCTGGAACTGGAGTATAGCTTTGAACAGCAGGAACAGTTTGTTAACCTGGTACTGAGTTATGTTAGATAA
- a CDS encoding response regulator, with protein MKTKKIICIVDDEEDLVENLKIELEAIRPDWKIITFSEGMKAIQEIVKGNVDLVVTDIAMPDMDGYELFWRIKDYNEKIPVIMMTGFGYDPNHVLVRAKVDGLKDVLYKPFETEKLVELIESHLQ; from the coding sequence GTGAAAACGAAAAAAATTATCTGCATTGTGGATGACGAAGAAGACCTGGTAGAAAACCTGAAAATTGAACTGGAAGCTATAAGACCGGACTGGAAAATTATTACTTTCAGTGAAGGAATGAAAGCTATCCAGGAAATCGTAAAAGGCAATGTAGACCTCGTAGTTACAGATATCGCTATGCCCGATATGGATGGTTATGAATTGTTTTGGAGAATTAAGGACTATAACGAAAAAATTCCGGTGATTATGATGACGGGTTTTGGTTATGACCCCAATCATGTGCTCGTTCGCGCTAAAGTAGATGGTTTGAAGGATGTCCTTTATAAACCTTTTGAAACGGAAAAACTGGTGGAACTAATTGAATCCCACTTGCAATAA
- a CDS encoding phosphoribosylaminoimidazolesuccinocarboxamide synthase: MYNEISQLPLVQQSRQGKVRDIYDLGETLLIVSTDRISAFDVVFPTLIPDKGKILNAISVYFFNATKDIVPNHFITANISEYPVELQPFGEYLEERSMLVKKTRVIPFEFIVRGYLSGSAWKEYKKSNTIGGMLIAEEMQESQKFPHPLFTPSTKAENGHDENISYREFMSRMDESLAVYIKDKSLELYSYAHDLLLKKGIILADTKFEFGTIGSEVLLIDELFTPDSSRLWSLEDYEMGKSPKSYDKQFIRDYLENSGWDKQSPPPPLPEEVIEQTRQKYLTILKIITGKEL; the protein is encoded by the coding sequence ATGTATAACGAAATTAGTCAACTGCCCCTGGTTCAACAAAGCCGTCAAGGCAAAGTCCGCGATATATACGATTTGGGAGAAACACTTTTAATTGTGAGCACCGACCGCATTTCCGCATTTGATGTGGTCTTCCCTACTCTCATTCCCGATAAAGGGAAAATATTAAATGCTATTTCCGTTTATTTTTTCAACGCTACTAAAGATATTGTTCCCAACCATTTTATTACTGCTAACATTTCTGAATACCCTGTGGAATTACAGCCCTTTGGCGAATATTTGGAAGAACGCAGTATGCTGGTAAAAAAAACACGCGTAATTCCCTTTGAATTTATTGTGCGTGGCTACCTCAGCGGTTCCGCCTGGAAGGAATATAAAAAAAGCAATACTATCGGAGGAATGCTGATTGCTGAAGAAATGCAGGAAAGCCAAAAATTTCCGCATCCCCTTTTTACCCCCAGTACAAAGGCGGAAAATGGTCACGATGAAAATATCAGCTACCGTGAATTTATGAGCCGAATGGATGAATCCCTCGCTGTTTATATCAAAGATAAATCCCTGGAACTATATTCTTACGCTCACGATTTACTGCTGAAAAAAGGCATTATTTTGGCTGATACTAAATTTGAATTTGGCACTATCGGCTCGGAAGTTCTCCTGATTGATGAATTGTTTACTCCCGATTCCTCCCGACTTTGGTCTTTGGAGGATTATGAAATGGGCAAAAGTCCTAAAAGTTACGATAAACAATTTATTCGGGATTACTTGGAAAACAGCGGTTGGGATAAACAATCACCCCCTCCTCCTTTACCGGAAGAAGTGATTGAGCAAACCCGACAAAAATATTTAACTATTCTCAAAATTATCACCGGTAAAGAATTGTGA
- a CDS encoding excinuclease ABC subunit UvrC codes for MNEIKIDKNIQNEFDALPKGWVFYHIFGAGEVLYAGYSANLKAKLKFLSNKAKEGGIYQELWNLAEKLSWITYPQAIFALIHYKCYLTENSPLYQYQIRPWADYVYLALDSHRFPFITIQEHTNDDWLYLGPFRSRFFLIDVLDIYARILKLPACETGEYPCEKREKNLCQGWCLALDENSEKPTDYDLDKLESLLKEAFLVPENSILELIQQERNKYFNALEFDKSSLLDEDIEILNKYREWLKFLISAKHLEYESNELKIQKGKITYCRFQGKDYYFPVDNIEFRINETLALNLDSVDESKVIYDFLQKM; via the coding sequence ATGAACGAAATTAAAATAGATAAGAATATACAAAATGAATTTGATGCACTGCCTAAGGGTTGGGTTTTTTATCATATTTTCGGTGCAGGAGAAGTCCTTTACGCAGGTTACTCAGCCAATTTGAAGGCAAAGCTAAAATTCCTTTCCAATAAAGCCAAAGAGGGTGGTATTTATCAGGAACTATGGAATTTAGCGGAAAAATTGAGCTGGATAACATATCCTCAAGCAATTTTCGCCTTAATTCATTATAAATGTTATTTAACGGAAAATTCTCCTCTCTATCAATATCAGATTCGTCCTTGGGCAGATTATGTTTATTTAGCGCTTGATTCTCATCGTTTTCCGTTTATTACAATTCAGGAACATACTAATGATGATTGGTTATATTTAGGACCTTTTCGCAGTCGTTTTTTCTTAATTGATGTGCTTGATATTTATGCGCGCATTTTAAAATTACCTGCCTGTGAGACAGGTGAATATCCTTGTGAAAAAAGAGAAAAAAATTTATGCCAGGGCTGGTGTTTGGCTCTTGATGAAAATTCTGAAAAACCAACGGATTATGACTTGGATAAATTGGAATCCCTTTTAAAAGAAGCATTTCTGGTTCCTGAAAACAGCATTTTGGAACTTATCCAACAGGAAAGAAATAAATACTTTAATGCATTGGAATTTGACAAATCATCTCTACTGGATGAGGATATAGAAATTTTAAACAAATATCGCGAATGGCTGAAATTCCTTATTTCCGCTAAACATTTGGAATATGAAAGTAACGAGCTGAAAATACAAAAAGGCAAAATCACCTATTGCAGATTTCAGGGCAAGGACTATTATTTTCCAGTTGACAACATAGAGTTTCGTATTAACGAGACACTTGCTCTTAATCTGGATAGTGTGGATGAAAGCAAAGTAATCTATGATTTTTTACAGAAGATGTAA
- a CDS encoding ABC transporter permease — translation MKHLSLGKFFKGMNLTVFTLVMVFLYIPILILIIFSFNDAKIITGWKGFTFKYYVLLWQNKTILEAFRNTMLIAGLSTLISTVLGVLGALGLEYHKFSGRKLFSALIYIPLVIPDILMGVSLALLFNFTRVNTGMLTVLIAHITFCISYTVIVIQSRLEGFDYSLVEAAMDLGAKPATIFWKIKLPLIMPGIIAAGLLAFTLSIDDFIITFFTSGRGFDTLPIYVEGAIRRGTITTINSLSTIMIGLTLMLVIATKRIRKIVISAL, via the coding sequence ATGAAACACCTTTCTTTAGGCAAGTTTTTTAAAGGGATGAATTTGACCGTGTTCACTTTGGTGATGGTTTTTCTTTATATTCCCATTTTAATTTTGATTATCTTCAGTTTCAACGATGCCAAAATTATTACCGGCTGGAAGGGATTTACTTTCAAGTATTATGTTTTGCTTTGGCAAAATAAAACCATCCTGGAAGCATTTAGAAATACAATGCTGATTGCAGGACTTTCTACGCTTATTTCTACCGTTTTGGGTGTGTTAGGCGCTTTAGGATTGGAATATCATAAATTCAGCGGACGCAAATTATTTTCTGCTTTAATCTATATTCCTCTCGTAATTCCGGATATTTTAATGGGTGTTTCCCTGGCTTTATTATTTAATTTTACCAGGGTTAATACGGGAATGCTGACCGTTTTGATTGCTCATATTACTTTTTGCATTTCCTATACGGTTATTGTTATTCAAAGTCGTTTGGAAGGATTTGATTATTCTCTGGTGGAAGCAGCAATGGATTTGGGAGCAAAACCGGCAACTATCTTCTGGAAAATAAAACTGCCTCTAATTATGCCGGGAATTATTGCTGCGGGACTTTTGGCTTTTACCCTTTCCATAGATGATTTTATTATTACTTTTTTCACTTCCGGACGCGGGTTTGACACTTTGCCAATTTATGTGGAAGGTGCTATTAGAAGAGGAACTATCACTACTATCAATTCCCTTTCCACAATTATGATTGGCTTAACTTTAATGTTAGTAATCGCCACAAAACGCATTCGGAAAATCGTCATTTCTGCTCTCTAA
- a CDS encoding ABC transporter permease — MKIIPYDNPNYALQMAAERRKNFTSWILTAPALLWLIFFFLVPYIIVIIYSFLTADIYDVKFEFTLDAYRQSFTPAYLHTFYLSFRLALLTTVLCLLLGFPVAYYIARAKDKVKNTLLIFIIIPFWTNLIIRIFSWRIFLAYNGVLNNLLLSLGLISQPLEIMRTDLAVILVMVYVYLPYMILPLYSVLEKLDWSLLNASMDLGANEVKSFFRITLPLSKEGIFAGGLLVFIPALGSYLIPQLVGNQKSLYLGQVITYKVKNIPRNWPMASALSLTLLLIVALFLLVIYFLYRKSKSRRQL, encoded by the coding sequence ATGAAAATTATTCCTTACGATAATCCCAATTACGCTTTACAAATGGCAGCAGAACGCAGAAAGAATTTCACTTCCTGGATTTTAACAGCGCCGGCTTTGTTGTGGTTAATTTTCTTTTTTCTTGTTCCCTATATTATTGTTATCATCTATAGTTTTCTTACTGCCGATATTTATGATGTAAAGTTTGAATTTACTTTGGATGCGTATCGTCAGAGTTTTACACCTGCTTATTTGCATACTTTTTATCTTTCTTTTCGGCTTGCCTTGTTAACAACGGTATTATGTTTGCTCCTTGGATTTCCAGTCGCCTATTACATAGCGCGGGCAAAGGATAAGGTAAAAAATACCCTTCTGATTTTTATTATCATTCCTTTCTGGACAAACTTGATTATTCGCATCTTTTCTTGGCGCATTTTTCTTGCTTACAATGGGGTGCTGAATAATCTTCTTTTAAGTTTAGGATTAATATCCCAACCCCTGGAAATTATGAGAACAGACCTTGCAGTTATTTTAGTGATGGTCTATGTTTATTTACCCTATATGATCCTGCCACTATACAGTGTTTTGGAAAAACTGGATTGGTCTTTGCTGAATGCCTCAATGGATTTAGGAGCTAATGAAGTTAAATCGTTTTTCCGCATAACTTTACCCCTGTCCAAAGAGGGTATTTTTGCGGGTGGACTGCTTGTTTTTATTCCTGCTTTAGGTTCCTATTTAATTCCTCAGTTGGTAGGAAATCAAAAATCGCTCTATTTAGGACAGGTAATTACCTATAAAGTAAAAAATATTCCCCGCAACTGGCCTATGGCTTCAGCCCTGTCATTAACCCTGTTATTGATTGTAGCTTTGTTTTTATTGGTAATATACTTTCTTTACCGCAAAAGCAAATCCAGGAGACAGCTATGA
- a CDS encoding ABC transporter ATP-binding protein yields the protein MEEIRLENLSKDFDGFVAVENVSLAIQSGELFSFLGPSGCGKTTLLRMIAGFEIPSTGRILIGNTDITDLPPYKRQVNTIFQNYSLFPHMTVFDNVAFGLRIRKSPKNEIKNRVREMLSLVKMEDQANKFPEQISGGQKQRVAIARALINQPKVLLLDEPLAALDLKLRQHMLIELMNIHDAVGITFIYVTHDQGEAMSISDRVAVMNYGNIIQEGPPDDIYERPNSVFSAYFIGETNLISGEVISIEDDYVQIRCPDGTGNSFEIDSTFHFQPNIGQELTVSLRPEKIAISRNKPRYQDDINILRGVIEDILYLGSHTQYIVRVGALKIRVFSQHKRVYFDDTALDWEEPVWLFWHDTDSWLINEIPENVLTPEEISEGGVNHYQRSIKKPVVQ from the coding sequence TTGGAAGAAATCCGTTTGGAGAACTTAAGCAAGGACTTTGACGGTTTTGTTGCCGTAGAAAATGTATCATTAGCTATTCAAAGTGGAGAGTTATTCTCTTTCCTGGGTCCCAGTGGTTGTGGAAAAACAACTCTTTTACGAATGATTGCCGGTTTTGAAATTCCCAGCACGGGTAGAATCTTAATCGGCAATACCGATATAACCGATTTACCTCCCTATAAAAGACAGGTTAATACTATTTTTCAGAATTATTCTCTTTTTCCGCATATGACTGTTTTTGATAATGTTGCTTTCGGTTTGAGAATTAGAAAAAGTCCCAAAAATGAGATTAAAAACCGGGTTCGCGAAATGCTTTCGCTGGTTAAAATGGAAGATCAGGCAAACAAATTTCCGGAACAGATTTCGGGTGGCCAAAAACAGCGTGTAGCCATTGCCAGGGCTTTAATCAACCAGCCCAAGGTGTTGCTTTTGGATGAACCGTTGGCTGCATTAGACCTAAAACTGCGTCAACATATGTTGATTGAACTGATGAATATTCATGATGCTGTGGGAATCACTTTTATTTATGTAACTCATGATCAGGGTGAAGCGATGAGTATTTCAGACCGTGTGGCAGTGATGAATTATGGCAATATTATTCAAGAAGGACCTCCGGATGATATTTACGAACGACCTAATAGCGTTTTCTCGGCATATTTTATTGGAGAAACCAATTTAATCAGCGGAGAGGTTATCAGCATTGAAGATGATTATGTGCAAATAAGATGTCCCGATGGTACGGGAAACAGTTTTGAAATAGACAGCACTTTTCATTTTCAACCAAATATAGGACAGGAATTAACCGTTTCCCTGCGACCCGAAAAAATCGCCATTTCTCGCAATAAACCACGCTATCAGGACGATATAAATATTTTACGGGGAGTGATAGAAGATATTTTATACCTCGGGTCTCACACACAATACATAGTTAGAGTTGGAGCTTTAAAAATCAGGGTTTTTAGTCAGCATAAACGAGTTTATTTTGATGATACGGCACTTGATTGGGAAGAGCCGGTCTGGCTTTTCTGGCATGATACCGATAGCTGGCTTATCAATGAAATTCCCGAAAATGTGTTAACTCCTGAAGAAATCTCCGAAGGCGGAGTTAATCATTATCAGCGTTCCATAAAAAAACCGGTAGTCCAATGA
- a CDS encoding agmatine deiminase family protein, with the protein MRKQRILRILLLCSVLCILSSTAFAHHNLPADKANAEIRFTETNPPVAPVRPIAEFEPASDVLIRYPLGIPVSLVVQLANTANVICIVSSSQQSSAISTFTNAGVNMERVSFLNAATDSYWTRDYGPWFIFDGNDEYGVVDFIYNRPRPNDNLIPQVFANHFALNYYGMNLQQTGGNYMSDGINTAAQTTLVYTENGNNQTNVNTKMQQYLGITNYLVMTDPNNTYIEHIDCWAKFLAPDKVMIRSVPASHSQYNAIENAANYFATHNCAWGYPYRVYRVYTPSNEPYTNSLILNKKVFVPIVGSSNDNSALQAYREAMPGYEVIGVSQISSAPWESTDALHCRTHEIPDKNMLNIVHTPWHSIVPVGTDIIINTEIIAHSGQPLYTDSLFVCYKVNSGAWQRNYLQPLTRNYYTVTLNGFAYGDTIRYFIHAADQSGRSVDHPVFAALDPHLFVIQPDLTPPVLSHNPLSSISNQSEPISLIVSANDESGISQLLFRYKIDDSEIYAYPMDPLTEDSYIFQYYPEFSTNDHTFYYSFMAYDGANPPNISFLPGQNLWYEVPILIVSVNDEIQTPNLQEGIMGVYPNPFKAKGNDAIRLKYFSPQNVPFTFKVYNLKGQLIYTQTFFPEEKGIQEIKWNGRDKKGNLSPNGMYLIEILQGSKSHKSKLIMVK; encoded by the coding sequence ATGAGAAAACAGCGTATTTTACGCATATTATTATTGTGCAGTGTGCTCTGTATTTTGAGTTCTACTGCCTTTGCGCATCATAATTTGCCCGCAGATAAAGCAAATGCGGAAATCCGTTTTACGGAAACCAATCCTCCTGTAGCTCCGGTTCGTCCTATAGCAGAATTTGAACCCGCCTCTGATGTTTTAATTCGTTATCCTTTAGGGATACCTGTTTCGCTGGTAGTGCAATTGGCAAATACGGCAAATGTAATTTGTATCGTAAGCAGTTCGCAACAATCATCTGCCATTTCTACTTTTACCAATGCTGGAGTAAATATGGAAAGGGTTAGTTTTCTCAATGCAGCTACGGATTCTTACTGGACAAGGGATTACGGACCCTGGTTCATTTTTGATGGCAATGATGAATATGGTGTAGTGGATTTTATTTATAATCGTCCCCGTCCTAATGACAATTTAATTCCCCAGGTTTTTGCCAATCATTTTGCTTTGAATTATTATGGAATGAATTTACAGCAGACAGGGGGAAATTATATGAGCGATGGAATTAATACTGCTGCTCAAACAACCCTGGTTTATACCGAAAATGGCAACAATCAGACAAATGTAAACACTAAAATGCAACAGTATTTAGGTATTACAAATTATTTGGTGATGACAGACCCGAATAACACTTATATTGAGCATATTGACTGTTGGGCAAAGTTTTTGGCACCCGATAAAGTAATGATTCGTAGCGTTCCTGCAAGCCATTCTCAATATAATGCCATAGAAAATGCAGCCAATTATTTTGCTACGCATAATTGTGCCTGGGGTTATCCCTACCGTGTTTATCGGGTTTATACTCCTTCCAATGAGCCCTACACCAATTCTCTAATTTTGAATAAAAAGGTTTTTGTGCCTATTGTAGGCAGCAGTAATGATAATTCTGCCCTGCAAGCTTATCGTGAAGCAATGCCTGGTTATGAAGTTATCGGTGTTTCTCAAATCAGTTCTGCACCTTGGGAATCTACTGATGCCTTACATTGCAGAACCCATGAAATTCCCGATAAAAATATGCTGAATATTGTTCATACTCCCTGGCATAGTATTGTCCCTGTTGGAACGGATATTATTATTAATACGGAAATAATTGCACATAGCGGTCAGCCACTTTATACCGATTCTCTTTTTGTTTGTTATAAAGTAAATTCCGGTGCCTGGCAAAGAAATTATCTGCAACCTCTTACCCGCAATTATTATACTGTAACTTTAAATGGATTTGCTTATGGAGATACTATTCGTTATTTTATTCACGCGGCAGATCAATCAGGAAGAAGCGTTGACCACCCGGTATTTGCTGCCTTAGACCCTCATCTTTTTGTGATTCAACCGGATTTAACTCCTCCCGTTTTATCTCATAATCCTCTTTCTTCTATCAGTAATCAAAGCGAACCAATAAGCTTAATTGTTTCTGCCAACGATGAGAGTGGCATCAGTCAGTTGCTTTTCCGTTACAAAATAGATGATTCGGAAATTTATGCTTATCCGATGGACCCGTTAACGGAAGATAGTTATATTTTTCAGTATTATCCTGAATTTTCTACTAATGACCACACTTTTTATTACAGTTTTATGGCTTACGATGGAGCCAATCCTCCTAATATTAGTTTTCTTCCCGGACAGAATTTATGGTATGAAGTGCCTATTTTAATTGTTTCTGTGAACGATGAAATACAAACCCCAAATCTACAGGAAGGCATTATGGGAGTTTATCCCAATCCCTTTAAAGCCAAAGGTAATGATGCTATCCGGTTGAAATACTTTTCACCGCAAAATGTACCTTTCACTTTCAAGGTTTACAATCTGAAGGGTCAGCTAATTTATACTCAAACATTTTTCCCGGAAGAAAAAGGTATTCAGGAAATAAAATGGAATGGACGCGATAAAAAAGGAAATTTATCTCCAAACGGGATGTATTTAATAGAAATTTTACAGGGCTCAAAAAGCCACAAAAGCAAGCTAATAATGGTAAAATAG
- a CDS encoding HAD family hydrolase — protein sequence MNNFQAVIFDMDGTLIDSMQLWRNVDREFLHTRGLIVPPDLFAELPQGNSFIQTAQYFKDRFGLPDSPESIMQEWTKMVSKHYETDIMLKPGAVELLSCLQEKGIKIGLGTSNSLELAKKVLIRNSVWQYFQCAVTGDINLKGKPYPDIYLLAAERLEEKPENCLVIEDTLTGVQAGKSAGMTVFAIYDEDSSDQHSLIKEIVDGFYWDFKSLAEDLFRTWK from the coding sequence ATGAACAATTTCCAGGCAGTAATCTTTGATATGGATGGAACTTTAATTGATTCAATGCAGCTCTGGCGCAATGTGGACAGGGAATTTTTACATACCCGCGGTCTTATAGTTCCTCCTGATCTTTTTGCAGAGCTTCCTCAGGGAAACAGTTTCATTCAAACCGCACAGTACTTTAAGGATAGATTTGGTTTGCCCGATAGTCCTGAAAGTATTATGCAGGAATGGACAAAAATGGTTAGCAAGCATTATGAAACGGATATTATGCTGAAACCAGGCGCTGTAGAACTGCTTTCTTGTCTGCAAGAAAAAGGGATAAAAATAGGACTGGGAACGAGTAATTCTCTTGAACTGGCTAAAAAAGTACTTATTCGGAATTCTGTGTGGCAATATTTTCAGTGTGCTGTTACCGGAGATATAAATTTGAAAGGAAAGCCCTATCCGGATATTTATCTTTTAGCTGCGGAACGCTTGGAGGAAAAACCGGAAAATTGCCTGGTAATTGAAGATACATTAACGGGTGTCCAAGCAGGAAAATCCGCAGGGATGACCGTTTTTGCCATTTATGATGAAGATAGCTCTGATCAGCATTCCCTGATAAAAGAGATAGTTGATGGCTTTTATTGGGATTTTAAGTCCCTGGCAGAAGACCTGTTCCGCACCTGGAAATAA
- the amrA gene encoding AmmeMemoRadiSam system protein A, producing MLTSEQKKELLSLARNAISARFKHQSVSLPEDPAFSPKRGVFVSLHIGDNLRGCIGYIKGYKSIAESVKEMAEAAAFQDPRFPPLTEKELEKVTIEISILSELIPMQKNELPIIGKDGLYIQHPYGSGLLLPQVAVEYNWQPETFLREVCRKAGLPSNAYLDPASVVYRFTADVFSEADTF from the coding sequence ATGTTAACTTCGGAACAGAAAAAGGAACTACTTTCCCTTGCCCGAAATGCAATTAGTGCTCGTTTTAAACATCAGTCCGTTTCTTTGCCTGAGGATCCTGCCTTCAGTCCTAAACGCGGTGTGTTTGTAAGTTTACATATTGGAGATAATTTGCGTGGTTGTATCGGTTATATTAAGGGTTATAAGTCCATTGCTGAAAGTGTGAAAGAAATGGCAGAAGCAGCTGCTTTTCAAGACCCGCGTTTCCCTCCTTTAACAGAAAAGGAATTGGAAAAAGTAACTATTGAAATATCTATTTTGAGTGAACTTATTCCTATGCAAAAAAACGAGTTACCGATAATTGGCAAAGACGGACTTTACATTCAGCATCCTTATGGTAGCGGTTTACTTTTGCCCCAGGTGGCAGTTGAATACAATTGGCAACCGGAGACCTTTCTGCGTGAGGTGTGTCGTAAAGCAGGATTACCATCCAATGCATATCTTGATCCTGCCAGCGTTGTATATCGTTTTACTGCCGATGTCTTTAGCGAAGCAGATACATTTTGA